Genomic DNA from Theobroma cacao cultivar B97-61/B2 chromosome 3, Criollo_cocoa_genome_V2, whole genome shotgun sequence:
atcatcaatatcttCTAACAGATGACTAATCaacaattacaaaaattttataagaaaaagatGCCAATACTTGTCTCAATGCATGAGTTTTCCTATTATATAGAGGAGCTGATAACATTGTaaatttgtaattaataaGTTAAGGGTATGTTTGGTTCGCATAAGGGTGAAAATGAAATAACTATTCTgcaagaatagaataaaagaggaatatttattatataatttgattcttgAGAATGGAATTAGACAAGAAttgttattataatttattctATTACTTGGTTGGTAAgaatagttttaaaaataacaaaaaaatatgcgataaatgataaaaataccttttattatatatcttTAAGCTCGTTATCTCGATTAAACACaatctccttttttttctctattgcTAGATCATTAATTCCATCAAACACACTTAAAATCTTTAGCCATTGTTTATCTCTTTAGGTGGAGAACTACGAGTCTCAAGGTGTATTTCCACTCTCCCACCAAGAGTGATATTGGTGTATTTCCACTCCCCCACTAAGCTCATTATCTTGTTTGAACacaagccttttttttttttttatctattcctAGATCATTAATTGCATACTTTATACATACTTTAtacatacatttaaataaaagggtgatcttttattttgtatttttttgcTCTTGATATTTGGTCTTTATACatacttttttcttcttttttattatagatattttttctcttattaaaatggttttctaatttaattacttatattgtgaatttggatttttacaaatataaatcttaaaaaaaacaataattaagaTCAAATACTTTATACATacattttggatttttttttggaagggAGAAATGTTTGTTAAATTTGTATGGATGAGTGTTTACAGAGTGATGGCAACAATTTATAACAACTAGAAATAAACTCTTACGTTGCACAAGGCTCGTCCAACTTAGACCCCTCAGGACGTGGTCCACCCACTAAACATATCAAAATCCACGTGGTAAAATTTGGAAATCCTATTGGAATCATTGTTCAAACTTGACAACCCCTCTTAAAGTCTCTACGTGGTTAAGTGTGGAAGTCATTGGACTTCCTTTTATATAGTATAGATATATACTATACACTAAAGCGAATTAAATGTAAACTCAAGTAGTTGTTCTTATCCTTTTACTGATCAGAGGTTTGAccattactttttttaatcaCCCAAAGACAAGATAGATGCATGTGTCAATTTAAATGCTATTTTTCAATAAGCGGAAAGTGTCACCTAAAGTGGttgcattctttttttttttttttgtaaaagtGTAAAACAGTTACACTAATAATATCATGCAACAAAAAGGCTGTTAACTAAATCAATTGTATCGCTTAATGATGGAGGAGAGTGaagattttatgaaacatACAAGCAAGTTCAATAGGATCATTGATCTATTAAAAAAGATTGACATGAATGTGAAGGAAAAGGAGAAAACACAATTATTTCTCTCATCGCTTTGAGATTTCTATGAGGTATTTGTGAAATCTTTGATTTGCAAGAATGATACAATAACATTAAAGTAAGCACAAACAACTTTAATGTTCCATGAAGCCCAAGAGAACAAGAAAGAATAGGGGAAAGATTCAATTGACTTGGCATTAGTTGTTAAGGGTCGAAATAACAAGTCAATCGACAAAGGATCTTAAGGTAGCAAGTGTGGATCTAGTAATATTGTATAGAGTATGGGTATATTTAACAGGATGATCTTAAAAATTGGGTAaaggaaataagaaaaaaaaagtgagtgTATTCCCGTTGCCGGTGATATCATAATACTATTctcataattttgaaatgtatGGATGTAAATTTTAGTAAATGATTATTATTTGGGTTTTGCTTGTGTCACCCATGTATAATCCCAAAACGAACATTTTGATTTGCTTCAAGGAGCGGTTAGAAATTTCACTTTGAATGGAAATTCAATTGTGAAGGTCATGAGTCTTGTGGTTGtaagaattaaaatgtttgatggtGTTATGCATTCTTTGACATGTAAGATTCTAACTCTCAATGTTGTGGATATATATTTTGTCAATGCTTAAATAGTAACAAGGCAACATGATCCTCATAAGAAGAAATTTGCATAATAATTTGTATCATTTAAAAGGTGAAGTCAGGAAAGGATAAAAACAGCACACAAGGGATAATAGCAAGCGAAGTTAGCTAAGGAGCTGATCAAAGATTCCAATGGTGTAGATGATTGCAAGAGGATGATTTTAAGTTACATTgtgttttcaacttaaaagGATAAAACTTATGAAGACAGGGTATGCTATGGCAGCGAACAAAACTTTCCATTCTGCTGTTCATTATGAGGCTGTATATGTATCATACGAGGACCAATACACCCATTTTGTCTTTATCTAGCTAGTTGATGGTTTTGAAGTCTTCTGCAATTAATGGTTCAAAGTTTGAAGTTTAGCCCTCTCCTTTATCTTCATGTTGAATTTTATGTACCGAAGGTAGATGTAGGACCCACTTAATTTGCAAGTACTGaaagaaattttaatcaatataaaaaaaaaaaaacaaacaaagatGAAGAAGCACACCGAAACCTGTTGAATGTCTTATGTGGTTTGAtgtcttcttcttcatggttgttttcttttctttcttttttttcttttattcacaCACTTGAACTCCGTTAAGATGTTATAAATGTaatctcaatttttattttttgagtaAATTACACTAGACAtctataattttttgtaaaatattttattttcatttgtgCTTTTAAAACTCGTTTTTTGATCTATAaacttcaaaatattttaagttcaTTCATTTTGTTAACAATGATTAAATTTAACGAAATTTGCTATTTCAACGTGACGTAAACGTCCATGTAAAATTCCACATGACATCTAGCCAAGCCATGTGTGGAAGCTCATGtgttaaaaaaattggacCCATATGACTTTTTTTGGAGTGATCATATTTATATCacatgaatattcatattaCGTTGAGGTGACATATATTGTTGATTTTTAACTataaattgatgaaatgaatAGATTTAAAACATTCTTAAAGGGTTAggatcaaaatattaaattttaaaaattataaataattaaatttaaaaaatcatgaatgaaaataaaatatctttaGTATATGAAACTCGTGAATTATTGGTGCATTTTACTCTCTTTTGCTAGAAAGAAAGTGTTAGTGGAAAAATTGTACTTTTAGTCTTAACTAAATTTCTGCCAGTCGCGCTGCAGCAGAGTTATCTTCTTCATCTCCAATTGTTTGGTTTGACGGGCGCTCCACCAACACATGCATGAAATAGAGTCAAGACAGTGCACGCGCCACCGtttataaagaaacttttGGCTTTTGGCGACACCCATATTAGGTGGAGACTGTCTTGTTTCCTTTTAACTCATGACCATTTAATTTTGGGTCGATGCATGTGTGCATCTTattgcacatgatgatgtgtCAGCTGATAAActcttttaaaagaaaatgtaaataatacTACAATACGTATTTGAACTAAAAAAATGCAGGGAAACAAGGAGAAGTTAGAAATTCTAGCTAGTACAATATAGAGATTTAGGCTTAGTGAACATTAACAGAGAGAAAAGATACAGGAGAGACAATAAAGAGTCATAGTGAGGGCGAGGAGGAGAGGAAGGTGGAAACGGAAGCTTCGTCTAcgtatatatgtatagtatTTAGGTGATCAATACGAGGGAGTGCAGGCAATGCAAGCAAGCAAGAGAATGGCAGACGAAGCACCATCTTCTTCAAGATTGGAGCTGCTCCTCTTAAACTTGGGAGTTTTCCCCTTGTTGCATTGTATCTGCTTCTGCAGCTGCTGCTGATGGCAATGATCCCTTCCCTTGTGACTATGTTGCTGTGACTGCTGTTGCCTCTTCATAGCTTCTTCCACTTTAGAAaccataattttcttttattcctcTTACGACTTGATCGGGAAACTCACAGCAAATTATGACAATTCAGAGAGGAAAATAATAGAGGAGAGGAGAGAATCGGGCTTGTGCATGGGGAGCAACATGAACCTTGTCAATTTATAGCACAAAGTtgtaccaaaatgcccttggtTTCTATTCCTTATCACAATTGCCATGCATTGTGCTACTCAACAAGACCTGGTTGGGATCTCCCAAGTCCCCACTCTTATCATTTTccaagaatataaaaaatttctatGATCTGAATATAACATTATACTTTGAATATGATATACATAAATATAGAGGACATGGTGGGGTGATGCATGTAAGTCTTTGCTTCAACGTTGAataattgttgttttttttttttgaagcaTGGCCCTCCCTCCccattttaaatgaattcgATGTTATGTTGCAGGAGTTCAGGTCCTACATGTTTCGGTGCACAGCCTTTTAGCCATGTGTAGGCACAGCCACCGGTCCCCCTACCTTATATATATGATCTCTACTTTTAACTAATAATGCTAGATTCTGGACATAACCTAAGAATAACAGGCCTTTTCAACAGTAGTTAAGAGAGGTACAGCcacaaatattcaaaaattaaaattgtacctcaattttattttcaaatttgacaGTTACTGTCAATATAAATGCATGGCTATGCATGCAAAGAACATTAAAAATTCTCCTTAACATAACATAAATAGCCACTAAACCAATCAAAGtgtcaaaaaattttacatgaaACTAGACATTGACAGTGGAGGTAAAATTTGACCGAATACGAAAACTCTTGTGAACCAATTTGAAACCGAAGTTGatccaaattaattaaaaaaaattaaagactttaaatcaaaaagaaattgaacTCGAGATTATCCGAATGCAAAATAGTCCAAACTTTACATCATTAGAACCTGAAACAGCCCAAACTCAAAACTTGAAACTGATTTAATccaaaacccaaatttttaacttgaaaatatccaaattttaattatgttttttaaaaatgagtaaatgaataaatgataattttttcttaaaaaaaaatttaaattttagaagAATATTATCATATGTAATTATTAtagaattatataaataatgtattttcaatatttttgatGTTGAATATTGGAATTTTAAACTTGAACTAATGTtatacaaaataatttatcgattaaatttattatgttattGTCAAGCCAAGACATCTTTATTCTTCATTAATGccaacattaaaaaaatgatccaatgttaaaattataacaatattatatcaattaggtataaatatcatattattgaatttcttataatttctAAATATTAATGTTAGATCAACTAATTGACCCATTAAGGTTAGTATTCTTTATGAGCGgtaattagttattttttaagaaGGTCCTTTAGTCACTCTAATTGGACATTTGTCTAAGATCATATCTAATGATCATAGTGCTTATAATTTATATCCAAActaaaaacaataattagacacaagaagaaatacaaatctttatcaatttttgtatcatatttttatcttaaatttattaaattaatcgATAATATTAACATTGACATGAcacctagtaaaaaataaaattattttttttgaaaggtaaaaaataaattaaaattatttattttattcgaatttacaaaaatatttatagctcatataaatttcaaaatgatcCAAATCTCATCTGAAACTATTTAAATCCAAAACAACTCGAATACAAAGGTTCAAAACCCATACAGtccaaatttaaaatatcttaactCAAGACGGTTCAAGTGCAAAACAGTTTGAACCCAATACAATTTAATTCGAAAGGATCTAAATCCAAAATGATTCAAATCCGAGATAGTTCAAACCTGAACTTAAGTATCGTCCAACCTGAACCCGTTTGAATCTGACCAATTACCACTTGTAATCATTAACATGGAcactaaaaaaagaagaaaatgcctTGTCTAGAAAATATCTCAAGTTGAGCTAATAAACCAAGCTTATATAAGTACATTTGATGATTGTTCAATCCAGCTGGAAGTGTTGGCAAAACTGTGCATCGGATTCTCCTTCAACCATATATGCAGACTTCAGGagtaataatttttcttaGCTGGTCCTACGTTAAAAATTATACTCGTTTCCGTCTGGAATGGAATCATTTCTCGTCCATTGACTTTCGCCTATATGCAAAAACAAgatgtaattttatatttattttatttataatttaaagttttttttatattattgatGGACAATGcattttaatgttaaaaagtaagaaaaaaattatggaaaataattttattttgagatatttCAGAAAATAtggggaaaaaagaaagagaaaggaagagtATTTAAACTTGTGGCTTAGCATGcacaaatataaaataaataggGAAGTTGATACCTTAGAGTGAGAAACCAATCATTATAGTTTATAGATGAATCAAGATCACAAAAAAtcgatgaaaattttgaatctgTGTAATGATTAgtttttgacatttgaaaGCCTAGAAGAGAAATATCAGATACAATTATGGAGatggaaattaaaaataaacacaAAACAAATGGAATAAAAGACAAATTGAAGAGATGAAACCATTGCAAGAGACGTATATCGAATGGGGATTGGGTCGAGTAGTCATTGTCGTGACTCCGGAGTGAGGGAGTTCCTTCATGTGCATAGCCATGTGGGCATGTGTTCATGTTTCCGCTATCTTGCAGTCTGACCCGCTTCTGCTCCTCCtcacttataaaattatgctcttaactttctctttttcactttcatttcttttgtcCCACTAAGCATTGCCAGAGTTTTTACATGCATAACACCTACACTTCAGTACTTGACGAATGCGTTAAATTCGTTCAACCTTGATAGCAAGTAACACTAGATCTGAACCATTAGAAGATTGAGcaatttatttatgttaacTGAAGCTTAATATCAAGTTTAAAATGCAATAGTTATATCAAGTATGTTgtaattttctcaattatcaaTTTCCAGTATTACAAAGTCAATATCTCAACTCTAGTTGCTTGGCACTAGCCAAAGCTAGAATACTAGAAGCCAAACCTTTTGCAGTTTTCTATGTCCAAATGCATGCATGAGTACTTATCCTTACGACATGTGAGTAGGAGACGGAGCAAATGCACAACAATGGAGGGACCCGTCTGAATTCCAAGGAACATGAATGAGCCAAAAAATGGGATGGATATGCGAgtttatcatttatcaatgaagaagaagaaaggcgGTCAAGGTTCGTAACTGAGTTTTGTTGTAATCGAAAGAGATAAGAAGTAGAGGGGTGAGGGTCATTGAGCCCATAATTCTAAACATTGAAAGGGGCATTGGCTATAGAAAATGGGATGTTGGCTATTCAGAGAACAAGCCATTTTGGCCGGTTTGACCCTCCCGAAGAGATTTCATGGAGAACGCTATTGACTCCATTATTGTTTGATTGAATGCAACTATCTAGAGTCTCTCTGTTTCTGAAAACATATCTCCTTGTTTGTATTTTGGACCTTaactgtttctttctttctttctttcctttttcttggtaGAACAGGCAAATATACTTGACCTTTACAGACTGGATCTTTGTCTTCCTACATACCTAGGAATACCAACTACGTTGATTCACATTAGTTGTATTGCCATCCTGGCTCTATGATTGacttcaattatatataattatcttaaataaatttgaaaaaaaaaatgccagCCATTGTATGTTCAGCTTGATTAATTTGTAATCAACTCAACTAAATGGAATCAACAACTAGATTAAATTCTATGCCTAAGCACCGGTATTTGAATAGTAGTATAATAGGTTGGACTCTTGTAAGATGAATGAGATGCAAAGGGGAAGCTAGCTAGCTTGTCAATTGTCATATCCAACACCAATTGTCGACTTTTATGCCTCAGTTTGGAGCCAACTATTTTAGGAAGAAAGTTGCAAATCCATCACCTGGTTGCTCGGGTGACCTTGGAGATAAATTTCAATGAAATGgtctcttctcttcttctgttcttgtgctccaaaagagagagagactgaTACGAAACCCGGGCTTGGGCTTTTGTGTGTGTAAGCTGTCATGACTCGTGAGAAATTGGTCCAAGTGAGAAAAAGCCCCAAACTCCATCACACAGGAACCCAACATTTGCTCCAATGGACCACGAATGTTATCATCTAGCCCAAACATTTAACACAAaccttttttgaaaaaaaaaaacacttctttttatttgggacaagaaaactagaaatagATTTAACGCCCAGTCTCAAATTGCCTTTCATCTTTGAGCCTCGGTTTTTCCATTTCCCGAGCAGTAGCTTCGGGGCTTAGAAGAGCGACGAAATTGGcctatataacataaaatccAAGTAGGGCTACGTAAAAATGGAC
This window encodes:
- the LOC18605055 gene encoding uncharacterized protein LOC18605055; the protein is MVSKVEEAMKRQQQSQQHSHKGRDHCHQQQLQKQIQCNKGKTPKFKRSSSNLEEDGASSAILLLACIACTPSY